From Pan troglodytes isolate AG18354 chromosome 1, NHGRI_mPanTro3-v2.0_pri, whole genome shotgun sequence:
ATCATCATTCCATTCATACACTCAAATAACTGCTGCTTCTGATCACTGAAAACTAGATTCAAAGTCATTGCTCAACAAGCTGATACTACAAACCCCTTATATTAACAGGTagtttaaatgtggaaataaggCAAAGCATACTTGTTAGTCACAATTACTTTTAGATATAATTGAGACTACACTGCTATACATAATTAGGTACACAGTATGTATAACAATGCATACTATGGTGTGGAGTTAATTCCAAttaccatattttatatttattggtcACAACAGCATACATTTTATGCTCCAAAATACATGGATCTGACAAAATGGTTACATTTAATGTTCTTTTAAAGAAAGATGAACTAAATTTAAGAATAATTGGTTTTTCCTAATATCTCATTTTCAAATTACTGATACAAATTTGCCAGAGAAACAATTACATCTTTTACTTAACATCAAATAATCTCCAGTTTCTAAGACAGATGCATTTCTTGTTCAATTTCCAAAAGTAAATAAAGGCTTTCTAACTGAAAACATTTGCATCCCTAGCTCTCtaaagtaaacattaaaaagaaaattacaaaaaatgaCCTCTAAGCTTCTGAACAGTCCACTTAGTTACATAAAGTACTTTCTGTCCCAACACTTTCTCTAATTCAAAAGATATTTACTTCCTAAGTACACGACAAAGTCTTCATTTCAAACCATTCACTCAGTTTCCATGGTAACATTGCGGGCTTCCTTGGCTACCATAAGTCGCATTAGTTGACTGTGGAATTTCTCAATCTTCTTTACATCTTGAGCTTGGTCTGTTTTATACACCAAACACTGTCAGAAATTTTAGAAGTACATATTAACTATATAAAACTAGATACTGACAATGTAGAAAACATACAATTGGGTAAAATTTTGAGAGTTTTTCCTACCACTGTTTTGCTCTATTCTCCTTGGAGGTCGTACTAGGGAAATTGCACTCAAGTTTCCAAGCCTCCAGCAATTCCATGTCTTAAAGTACAGTAATTTAAATGCCACTGCTGTGGACAAAAAACTGAATGAAGTCTATTAGAAGCTtctgaaaaatgttaaatgttaaatcCTGCTATGGTCTGATGAGAAGAACTCAAGGCTTAGAATTAGATATTTTCTTCCTTCGAATTAGGTATTAGATTATCTCCCtacatattttctcccagccaTAAGTAACTGAGttatgctggaaaaaaaaaacacagaaatcttAAGATCTCTTTTTCTACTGGTGAAATTGGGGGTTtgataataatttttagaaaaaaatctagaattcTCTATGTATAGCTGGTCAACACATAAACCAGgtaaatctttattttcttggccaggcgtggtggcttacgcctgtaatcccagcactctgggaggccgaggcaggcggaccaccaggtcagcagttcgaaaccagcctggccaatatggtgaaaccccgtctctactaaaaatacaaaaattagctgggcatggtggcgtgtgcctgtaatcccagctacttaggaggctgaggcaggagaatcgcttgaacccaggagtcagggctgcagtgagccaagatcatgccactgcactccagcctgggcgacagagtgagattccgtctcaaaaaaaaaaaaatcttgatttgCTGAAggtatgtatttttgagacagtgtctcactctgtggcccaggttgggggtgtagtggtgcaatctcagctcactgcaacctgcgtcctgggctcaagcgatcctcagcttcctgagtagctgggactacaggcacacacaaccacacctagctaatttttctatttttagtagagacggggtttctccatgttgcccaggcttgaagaTATTACTTTTAAATCAAACCAAATTCTTCCTTGTTAGCAGTTAAATTCTTCACTAGATACTTAAGATCTGCTTATGGTTGGTCATAAAGCCATCTGTTGTAGAATCTTCAAAAACAACAACTTTAAGCTGGCTGCCCTTTCCTCATTTTGTAGTACAGATCCACTTTTCTTCAGCCCATCTTAAAGGTTCACGAGTTTTAAACAACAGGAACTAATGATCCTATAATAAAAGTCAACAACTTAAATAACTTGAAGTTCAACCTCATCATGCCCAACTGATCTGAATTCATTCAGCCTTTTAAACAACtcactcaaaaaaaatttttatccaCGCATTGTACAAATTTGTGCAGCAATCTTGTAAAAAGGCCATATTAATCTTCATCATCAAAATTTTAGCATATGTCCTATGAGAGAATGTACATACCTTCTCACTGAAGTTTCTGACAGAAAAAGATTTTAGGTCCATAGAAGACAGTACTCTAAATCAATTATGGGATTAGAAAAATGATGGATACATGGGATTATAAAAAAGTCAAAGTTAACATGGATCCTTAATTATATTCAATCATTAACAGGGCAAAAAGAGCCATCAATTGGAGATAAGGCCTTTTGTATTAAAGTTCGTTCTGCATTTATtcccctattttattttattttttttgagaccgagtctagttctgtcacccaggctagagtgcagtggcacaatcttggctcattgcaacctccgcctcccaggttcaagcgattctcctgcctcagcctcccgagtagctgagattacaggcacccaccaccacgctaatatttgtatttttagtagagacggggtttcactgtgttggtcaggctggtctcgaactcctgacctcatgatctgcccacctcagcctcccaaaatgctgggattacaagcatgagccaccgtgcccagcctattcccCTATTTTTAAGACAGGACATAGGGGTTTTTCTTTAGCAAGTATACCTAACCACTCTGTGACaatcacaattaaaatttttctgtgtGGAATGTCAAGATTTAAGAAGTACTTAGtggttcacacccataatcccagtggtttgggaggctaaggcagaaagatggcttgagtccaggagttccagatcaacctgggcaatataatgagaccctgtcttgacaaaaaaatttaaaaattagctgagtgtggtggtgcacacctgtagtctctgctattcaggaggctgaagcaagaggaccgcttgagcccaggaggttgaggatgcagtgagctatgatcatgccactgcactgcagcctgagcaatacagcaagacactgtctctaaaaaaagaaaagcaatcaaccaaccaaccaacaaacaaaagaatacatGTACTCAATCTACCAAGGGTAAGCACTAATGTTAGatactttcatatatttttttactaTCACTATgatactttacagatgaggaaattgagaccagaAGGCTAAATTTTTGGCCTAAACTTTTCCAAGGCCAAAATGCTAGTAAATGACTAAGCTAGGATTCACATCTCTTCAGTCTATGTCTAGTATATTACATCTCGATTCACTCTTCCTTTTCCACGTTTAGCTACTCACTACATTCAATTGGTTCTTAGAAGACATGGTAATCACTAAAAGGTCTAACTTCATGCAGTCTCATCATAATGGAACCCTGAACACAAATACAATATATGACCAAAGacaaaaagtgatttttaaaatcactctataaaattttcaaaagaactatttaaaaaatgtttactgagtgctCTCTGGGTCAAGACATCATAGTAGGCAatggaaataaaacatgtaaGAATATTACTGATCTATCTCTATTGTCTTGAAGGGCagtctattaaaaagacaaatgtgATAAAAGAATTGTGATACAGCACAAAAAgccaaaatgaaaagcaagaaatgaaGTAATCCTCAAGTTGGGTTTTGAAAGATAAGCAGCAGTCTGGCCACATTAGGGGTGGAGGTGGGATTCAATATTGCAAAGGAGGAAACAATGTTTAAAAGCACTGAGGCCTAACACATCACAGCACATTAAAGGAGCCCTTACATAATATAGAAATGACAGAGATTAGAGAGGATGCAAGGGTGGAGTTTAAAGGTTTCTAAGCAAGGGAGTAACAATCAAATTAGCCTTTCAGAAATCActctggggctgggcgtggtggatcacacctgtaatcccagcactttgggaggccgaggtgggtggatcgcttgaggtcaggagttcaactccagcctgggcgacgtggtgaaatctcatctctactaaaaatacaaaaattagctgggtgtggtggtgcccacctgtaatcccacctacttgggaggccgaggcaggagaattgcttgaacccggaaggcagaggttgcagtgagccaagaatgaaccattgcactccagtctgggtaatagagccagactccttctttaaaaaaaaaaaaaaagtccaggcacagtggctcacgtctgtaatcccaacactttgggaggccaaggcgggcagatcacgaggtcaggagttcgagaccatcctggctaacagggtgaaaccccgtctctactaaaaatacacaaaattagccaggcgtggtggcgggcgcctgtagtcccagctactcaggaggctgaggcaggagaatggcgtgaacccaggaggcagtttgcagtgagccgagattgcgccactgcactccagcctgggcgacagagcgagactccatcaaacaaacaaataaaaagaaaaggccaggcgcagtagctcaccccagtaatctcagcactttcagaggccaaggtgggtggatcatgaggtaaagagatggagaccatcctggtcaacatggtgaaaaccccgtctctacttaaaaaaaaaaaaaaaaaaaaaaaaaaaaaaaattagttgggcgtggtggtgcacggctgtagtcccagctactcaggaggctgaggcaggagaatcacttgaacccaggaggtggaggctacagtgagcagagatcgcccactgcactccagcctcgcaacagggcgagactccgtctaaatagAAATCACTCTGGGCTGTACACTGTGGcccatgtgtgtaatcccagcaacttgggaggctgagtgggaggactgcttgaagccaggagttcaagaccagcctgggcaacatagcgatatcctgtctctaaaaaaatttttttaattaaaaaaaatccccagATTTCTGACCACGTGGAAAATAATGCAACTAAAGGTAGGAAGGTAGGAACAGAAGCagcagctagtttttttgtttgtttttttgagatggagtcttgctgtgtcacccaggctggagtgcagtggcacgatctctgctcactgcaagctccacctcccaggtttacgccattctcctgcctcagcctcctgagtagctgggactacaggtgcccgccaccacgcctcgctaatttttttgtatttttagtagagatggggtttcaccatgttagccaggatggtctcgatctcctgaccttgtgatctgcccgcttgaccttccaaaatgctgggattacaggcaagagaaagagctAGTTTAAGAACAGATGataggccaggtggggtggttcatgcctgtaatcccagcattttcggaggccgagacgggtggatcacaaggtcaggagatccagatcatcctggccaacatggtgaaaccctgtctctactaaaaatacaaaaaaaaattagctgggcgtggtggtgggtgcctgtagtcccagctactcgggaggctgaggcagaagaatggcatgaacccgggaggcagagcttgcagtgagccgagatcacaccactgcactccagcctgggcgacagagcaagactccgtctcaaaaaaaaaaaaaaaaaaaaaaaaaaaaaaaaaaaaaaaaagaacaggtgaTAAACTCCACTGTAGATAAGTGAATTTTGAGGGTATGTGAGATACAGATGCTAGTCAGAAAGTCAGAAGAATATGAACTAAACACACATTTGCAAGTAGACATAGACAGATGCAGTATTAGACTCAGTTAAATGAACTGCTCCAGAAGCTGTATGAAAAGACAATCAAGGACACAATCCTAGAGAAGCACATATATATGgggcacatcaaaaaaaaaaaaaaacaatcagcaAAGAAGAATGAAACAACAGAAACACAGAATAGTAAGGCCAAGATAAAACAGAACCACAAGtgccaaaataattatttctatgaaAGAGTGGGCTTCTGTATCAAAAGCAGCAAGGAGGTCAAATAAGATATGAATAATAAGATCACTGGGTTTGAAAAGAAAGGAGCTGCTGATGTGCTCTCACAAAGAGCAGTTTCACTGGAgtaccatatgcagaaaacaaatGGCAGAGGGTTAAGGAATGAATGGGATATGAGGAAGTAACAAGAGTGAGCATATCAAAGACAGGAAATACAATAAAGCCTGTAAGTTGTGTTCAAACACTGTCATTTAAAGGAAACTTTTACTCCCTTACATCCAATTTGGTCtctacatttctgttgcttaaggtCTGAAGACAGCACTTATTAAAGACACTTGACATAATGCATTAAGAAAGCAGGTTAAATAATTTCCTGAGGGTCTATAAAAGTAGCTGCTAGAATGAGGTTCTTCATCtttaaatgaaatgcaaaataagCATCCTAATGGGTAATCTCCATAAACTCTAAGTAAATAATTCCAAACAAATAATTAACTCAAACAAATCTGACAGTatgtaacaaataaaaatgtatacttaCAACTAAATCATCTGTTACTTTAACACACAAGTTCCCATCAGAATGCCTATATTTGAGAACCACACGTGcctgaaacaaaaatacatatttagaaaCAGTGAAGACAGATGACATTTCTTATAAATAATTTAGTCTTCAGGTAGGCTGAAAAGGATCCTTTTAGAATAAATACCCCCAAACATCTAAAGGCATTTTTACTATAAACTAAACCgaaatgaggttaaaaaaaaaaatcagctatttTAGTTCATTCCTTTGCTACCATTtatttaagactttttaaaagttggATTATTTATTTGCAGCCAGTTTGAAGAGATGTACTGAACATTCTCAAAACACATCCACATTCAGGGAATGTCTGTGAGACTTATAAGGTGGCATTTCTTGCCAATAAGAATATACACCAACACACCTAGCCACAGAGGAATGACAGGAAAGGGAGGAAAACATTTAGCAGAAATGGCTAGTTAAAAAGTCCAAATCCATTCATTAGCAAACTGCAGGTCAGTGCAACTCAcactttccatttttccacaaatCTTAGCAAGCAGATTCAGActaaaatattcagcaaaatcAGGTCTTTATCACGCAGGTAGAACATAACGCATTATTACATAAAAGCAGAATTCTGCCTTGAAGTCTCCACCAACAacttttccaaaaaccagaataacTCCTATACTGAAGTTCCATGTTACACAATACTTTATGTTCAATATTCTACAGATTGCCAAGGCATTTAGATATTAGCATATTCCTATAAGACATCTCCCAAGAACACTTCCatgaacattattttttttcagtgatgGATTCAAGCACAGTGTATAGCAGTTTTTCCCTAACCAGTATCAGTAACTCTTGTTTAGCTAGCTGTTTTAAAAACTGCTAAgtatcggccaggcgcggtggctcacgcctgtaatctcagcactttgggaggccaaggcgggtggatcataaagtcaggagattgagaccatcctggctaacacggtgaaaccccgtctctactaaaaaatacaaaaaattagccgggcgtggtggcgagtgcctgcagtcccagctaatcgggaggctgaggcaagagaatggtgtgaaccagggaggtggagcttgcagtgagccgagatcgcaccattgcactccagcctggggacagagcgagactccatttcaaaaaaaataaataaaataaaataaaataaaataaaataaaaactgctaCTTATCTACAAGCCAGaacagaaacataattttaaaatggttacaaTCTAGCACCAGAGGCCCCAAGACAATTCTGGAAACTAAATAAAAAGGGCTAATGGAACTTAGCCCTTTCCCCATTACGGTCTTTGCATTcctgagactgaaaaaaaaaaagttacatcacTATATGCGATTTGTCTGAGTGAAGGAGGAAAGGGAACTCATCAAGCATTTAAGCAGGTATAAATAGTAGTAACTAGGTTAATTATCTTTAGAATACCTGATTCTATTTATTGATCTAGTAAATtcagttttacacattttaaaaattcagttctctAGAAAcgaaacacttaaaaatatactAAGCATGACAACTATGTGAAGTTTTAACTCTCAGTTAAAGGAACACTCACTGGTTTCATTTAGGAGAAATGAGAGTTAAAAGGCCaatcatggctgggcgcagtggctcatgcctataatcccagcactttgggagggcaggaGTTcactcacgaggtcaggagttcgagaccagtctggccaacatggtgaaaccccgtctctactaaaattacaaaaattagctgggcatggtggtgggtgtctgtaatcccagctactcgggaggctgaggcaggagaatcgcttgaacttgggaggcggaggttacagtgagctgagattgcaccactgcattccagcctggacaacaaaagtaaaactctgtctcaaaaaaaagaaaaaagaaaaagaaaagaaaaaaggccaatCGTGTTTATAAAAGGGTCCATTTGGTAATTTAGAGGGTGCCAAGTCACCATGTCAGAtgccataaagaaagaaaaatcaaggttCTTTACCAAAAATAACCAAAACACAAGGACAGAATGAATTAAGTCCTATAAAGGGATATACAGATAAAATgctaaagacagaaaacaagtaaTTTAGACTGGGAAAAAGGAAAGTCTAAAAAAGGAGGTGGCtttgaaatgctttttttgttttaaccttATAGAAGAGGGCAGAAGGCTAAAAATCATTCTGAACAAGGATACAATCCAGTAGCTTCATGAGACTAGAGCTGAAGATCATGAAAATGGTGAGACAAAGCCAGAAAGACTGGAGATGGGTCAGACTGTGACTGGGAGTTGGGACTATATCCAGTTATCAAAGAGCCAGTTTTGAAGCAGGAGATGAAgaattcaacttttgttttttagacagttGTGGCAAGAGTGTTAAGGAACTAAAAAGGCTGACAGACCAACAAAGAGGTTATTACATAATCCGGTGGTAATGCCATCTTCAATTACAGCAATACAAGACAGAGTGGTAAAAAGATACTGGGTATAATCAACAGGTTAAATGTGTTGCGGAGAGAAGACAGAGAATTTTGGAAAACAGATTCCAGAGACCTGACAAAATTTGTTCTTTAGCCCTAGCAGAAAGAGAATGGACTTGGGGTTCAAAGATCTGGGTCCAAATTTCATCTTAATCTCTCAAGAAACTAGGTAAATCACTTAACAGATATAAAATCATTCATTTATATACTTTGATGGGTTGCTGTAATTGTTCATGTATTATGTATAAATCTATGtaaacacacataaatatatattaaatgcctgtaacatataaacatatgtaaaatgcCTGTCAcgtagaggcggaggttgcagtgagccaagatggcgccactgccctccagcctgggcaacaagaacaaaacaccatcttggaaaacaaacaaacaaacaaacaaaaactgttaaGCTCTTCCTCTACACTCATCCTCTCCCCTCTCAACATATCAGTCAAGCCAGGCGCCATggcttgtgtctgtaatcccagctacttgggaagctgaggcaggagaatcacctgaggcaaggatttaagaccaacctgggcaacaaagcaagagccccgtctttaaaaaaaaaaaaaaaattaggcaggcatggtggcatgtctgtagtctcagctactcaggaggctgaggtgggaggatcactcgagcccagttCAATGGTGCAGCGAACTGtgatttgtgccactgcactccagcctgtgccaaCTGCAATTTTCTGACTGGGTAAGAGGTGAAATATTCTCTTTCTCGTCTATTCTAGACATGCTTTGCTCACAGTGATGctctaattattttcattttccctaCCACTGCCATCACATTCTTACAGTACAGTTACTCTTGATGtgaatttatatattctttactgTTTCTCAAGTATTTTTAGTTTATACTGTGGGTACTTCTGGATAAAAGTCGTGTGTGGTCTCAGAGTACCATTGTctgaatgaagaaacaaatgacCCTGCCAACAAGGGAAGCTAACCAAATGAAGCAACCAGAAGTCACCAGTGTTATAAACAAattactcaatttaaaaaatacaatttccaTCATTTAttattgtatcattttattgtaaaaaatagAACTAAGAATGTTTTACAGCTTGTTACTTACCTAGGTCTTTCTGTGGGTCTAATACTATTTTTAATCATAATTATCAACATTCTTTGCTGCACACTTTAAACTTATATGCACTATAAACTGTATGTGGCATTGGAGTTACAGGTTACCAGCTCACTGCATACACTTAAAACATAATTCATATTACTTAATGATCATCAATAGTTTCACACAGTAAATCCTGAgccctgggctgggcgcagtggctcacacctgtaatcaacactttgggaggccaacgcgggtggatcacgaggtcaggagttccagaccagcctggccaagatggtgaaaccccgcctctattaaaaatacaaaaaattagccaggtgtggtggcaggcgcctgtaaacctagctactcgggaagctgaggcaggagaaccgtttgaacccaggaagtggaggttgcagcgagctgagattgagccaatgcactccagtccgggcgacagtgcgagatttcgtctcaaaaaaaataaaaatattaaaaaaaaagaaaaaaagatcctgAGCCCCGGTTTTCCGAGATTTtatctgcttttaattttctttcttctccgaGGGATACAGTCACAATACACTGTATCTATAATACCCTCCAATAATACCAGCTCCTTAAGGGTTGAACGGAATCTCATTCACCTTTGTGTCTCCCACAGAACCTAATTTAACTTGGGGTCAGTAACACGAGAGTGGGAAATGAATGCAGCATAAAAGAGATAACTGAGTtacaacaaacacaaaacaaaagaagcaTCATACATAACCAGGTCTGAGGTTTTCAGTATAAAATCCCTTCAATATGCTGAGTTCTAAAAAGAAGCAGAACTTTTAATTAACACGAAGATGCTTCAAATAATTCTTAGACATGACAATAAAATAACCGAAACCTCAAGAGACGAAAAGTAAGACCCGAATGCTAAACTCCCATCACTTGgacttctttgctttttaataatgAGCTAACCTCTGACATCCACCTCCATTATAATTTTTGTGGGGGCTAAGAATGTATTTCAGAGGTCCATGAATCCCTTAAAATTGTTTGCAAACATTTACTTATACATTTACTTATACCATTTTTCTGAGGAAAGGTGCAAATATTATTCTTATGGTCCCAAAGCCTGTGACTCCCAAAATACTAAGAACCAATATTCTGGGGGGTACAGATGCTTCCAAATTGGAATCTTTCAAGAATGTCTGAGCGGCAGTAGAAAAACATCATCAGTTTTATATACATGAGGTACCCTTACCGCCTAGGCGGTACAGGAAAAGTGAACCAAGACAAAGGACAGGAAGCTGCAGGGGGAGGAGCCCTGGCTTCAGGGACTCGTAAAACAACCGAAGCCATAAAGGAAGCTGAGGGACTGGGGCGGGAAGATCGATTGCAGAAATGTTTAGGGCTGAGATGAACCTGGCTGTTGCCAGCTTCAGGGCCTCACTGGGCCGCTAGATCAGGGAAGAAGGGGACGAGAGAGCAGAACATTAACTTGGCAGGGTCCATTTGTGTTCATTCCCAGCACCTCCTGGGAGCGCTGGGGAAGCTCCAGGGGCCGAGTGGATGGCGGGAAGACATCCTGGGCTGGGGCCCAAAGCAGCGGCCCCGCCAGCGATTTACCTTCATAGGGTCAGCGAGGTAAAGCTTCTCGGCAGCGCGGCTG
This genomic window contains:
- the SRP9 gene encoding signal recognition particle 9 kDa protein isoform X1, translating into MPQYQTWEEFSRAAEKLYLADPMKARVVLKYRHSDGNLCVKVTDDLVRQCLAVLLRLQCSGMIIAHCILNLLGSSGPLASAS
- the SRP9 gene encoding signal recognition particle 9 kDa protein, with amino-acid sequence MPQYQTWEEFSRAAEKLYLADPMKARVVLKYRHSDGNLCVKVTDDLVCLVYKTDQAQDVKKIEKFHSQLMRLMVAKEARNVTMETE